In Streptomyces sp. NBC_01439, the following are encoded in one genomic region:
- a CDS encoding ABC transporter ATP-binding protein encodes MTALLKVEDLKVAYGKIEAVKGISFEVNEGEIVCLVGTNGAGKTTTLRTLSGLIKPKSGSVTFDGQPLGTVPAHKIVSLGLAHSPEGRHIFPRLTIAENLQLGAFLRTDKEGIEQDVQRAYEMFPILGERRKQAAGTLSGGEQQMLAMGRALMSRPKLLMLDEPSMGLSPLMMQKIMATIKELKASGMTILLVEQNAQAALSLSDSAHVMEIGKIVLSGTGRDLLHNEDVRKAYLGED; translated from the coding sequence GTGACCGCACTGCTCAAGGTCGAAGACCTCAAGGTCGCCTACGGCAAGATCGAAGCCGTCAAGGGAATCTCCTTCGAAGTCAACGAAGGCGAAATCGTCTGCCTCGTCGGCACCAACGGCGCCGGCAAGACGACCACCCTGCGCACCCTCTCCGGGCTCATCAAGCCCAAGAGCGGCAGCGTCACCTTCGACGGCCAGCCCCTCGGCACCGTCCCCGCCCACAAGATCGTCTCCCTGGGCCTCGCCCACTCCCCCGAGGGACGCCACATCTTCCCCCGGCTGACGATCGCCGAAAACCTCCAGCTCGGCGCCTTCCTGCGCACCGACAAGGAGGGCATCGAGCAGGACGTCCAGCGCGCCTACGAGATGTTCCCCATCCTGGGCGAGCGTCGCAAGCAGGCCGCCGGCACCCTCTCGGGCGGTGAGCAGCAGATGCTCGCCATGGGCCGCGCGCTCATGTCCCGCCCCAAGCTCCTGATGCTGGACGAGCCCTCCATGGGCCTGTCCCCGCTGATGATGCAGAAGATCATGGCGACCATCAAGGAGCTCAAGGCTTCGGGCATGACCATCCTGCTCGTCGAGCAGAACGCCCAGGCGGCGCTCTCGCTCTCCGACAGCGCGCACGTGATGGAGATCGGCAAGATCGTTCTCTCGGGCACCGGCCGCGACCTCCTCCACAACGAGGACGTCCGCAAGGCCTACCTCGGCGAGGACTGA
- a CDS encoding ABC transporter ATP-binding protein has translation MTTTTDTTTKTTVLEAKGVTMRFGGLTAVKNVDLQVNSGEIVGLIGPNGAGKTTFFNCLTGLYVPTEGSVSYKGTVLPPKPHKVTEAGIARTFQNIRLFHNMTVLENVLVGRHTRTKEGLWSALLRGPGFKKAEAASEARAMELLEFIGLENKAQHLAKNLPYGEQRKLEIARALASDPGLILLDEPTAGMNPQETRAAEELIFAIRDMGIAVLVIEHDMRFIFNLCDRVACLVQGEKLIEGTASEVQGDERVIAAYLGEPFEGDPGAADDAAVEAAEAAAEAAAPAEAEAEAEAETEAVEAEATEADAAPDAEADADGDTDAPADTDSDSTTSTTSTEGEAK, from the coding sequence ATGACGACCACCACGGACACCACCACCAAGACCACGGTTCTCGAAGCCAAGGGCGTCACGATGCGCTTCGGCGGCCTCACCGCCGTCAAGAACGTCGACCTCCAGGTCAACTCGGGCGAGATCGTCGGACTCATCGGCCCCAACGGCGCCGGCAAGACCACCTTCTTCAACTGCCTCACCGGGCTGTACGTCCCCACCGAGGGATCCGTCAGCTACAAGGGCACCGTCCTGCCTCCCAAGCCCCACAAGGTCACCGAGGCCGGCATCGCCCGCACCTTCCAGAACATCCGGCTCTTCCACAACATGACCGTGCTGGAGAACGTCCTCGTCGGACGCCACACCCGCACCAAGGAAGGCCTCTGGTCCGCACTGCTGCGCGGCCCCGGCTTCAAGAAGGCCGAAGCCGCCAGCGAAGCGCGCGCCATGGAACTCCTCGAGTTCATCGGCCTGGAGAACAAGGCCCAGCACCTGGCCAAGAACCTCCCCTACGGCGAACAGCGCAAGCTGGAAATCGCCCGCGCCCTCGCCAGCGACCCCGGCCTCATCCTCCTGGACGAGCCCACCGCCGGCATGAACCCGCAGGAAACCCGCGCTGCCGAAGAACTCATCTTCGCCATCCGCGACATGGGCATCGCCGTCCTCGTCATCGAGCACGACATGCGCTTCATCTTCAACCTCTGCGACCGCGTCGCCTGCCTCGTCCAGGGCGAAAAGCTCATCGAAGGCACCGCGTCCGAGGTCCAGGGCGACGAGCGCGTCATCGCCGCCTACCTCGGCGAGCCCTTCGAGGGCGACCCGGGCGCCGCCGACGACGCCGCGGTCGAGGCTGCCGAAGCCGCCGCCGAAGCCGCAGCACCGGCCGAGGCCGAGGCTGAGGCCGAAGCCGAGACGGAGGCCGTCGAAGCCGAAGCCACCGAGGCCGACGCCGCGCCCGACGCGGAGGCGGACGCCGACGGCGACACCGACGCCCCGGCCGACACCGACTCGGACAGCACCACCAGCACCACCAGCACGGAAGGAGAGGCCAAGTGA